The Arachis hypogaea cultivar Tifrunner chromosome 19, arahy.Tifrunner.gnm2.J5K5, whole genome shotgun sequence genome has a window encoding:
- the LOC140181998 gene encoding uncharacterized protein isoform X1 — protein MLRLVLLRIRTGTRSRNLTPSFTSLHVIPRCFCTHEKKSSLDFTRIEVQHLPRVLIIGRPNVGKSALFNRLIRRREALVYNTPEDHVTRDIREGLAKLGDLRFRVLDSAGLEAQACSGTILHRTASITANVLHNSHLALFVTDARAGLHPLDLEVAKWLRRHGPQIKPIVAMNKSESLFDSDGSLASAANELYRLGFGDPIAISAETGLGMPDLYHCLRPLLHQHMLRLLNDLDDGDHDNSCIGDGSTPEIEESKLPLQLAIVGRPNVGKSTLLNTLLQEDRVLVGPEAGLTRDSIRTEFEFQGRTIYLVDTAGWLHRTKQEKGAASLSIMQSRKSLLRAHIIALVLDAEEIVNARRSMTHAEVVIARRAVEEGRGLVVIVNKMDLLRGKDKTSSYEKVMEAVLQEIQTVIPQITGIPVVFISALEGRGRTAVLNRVIDTYEKWCSRLPTARLNRWLQKVMSRHSWKDQAAQPKIKYFTQVKARPPTFVAFVRGKTQLSDTDIRFLTKSLKEDFDLGGITIRIMQRSVAKKDATGSSSSSSSKSSHPVSRAERVVSDKRSVSVE, from the exons ATGCTTCGCCTAGTGCTTCTGAGAATTAGGACTGGCACTCGCAGCCGCAACCTTACACCTTCCTTCACCTCCCTTCATGTGATTCCCAGGTGCTTCTGCACCCATGAAAAGAAGTCTTCTCTGGATTTTACTCGAATTGAAGTGCAGCACCTCCCAAGGGTGCTGATTATAGGACGTCCCAACGTAGGAAAGTCTGCATTGTTTAACCGTTTGATTCGGAGGAGGGAGGCTCTGGTATACAATACCCCGGAGGACCATGTCACACGTGACATCCGAGAGGGACTTGCCAAGTTGGGTGACCTTCGCTTCAGAGTGTTGGACTCTGCAGGCCTTGAAGCCCAAGCATGTTCCGGCACCATCCTCCACCGAACTGCTTCCATTACTGCTAATGTCTTACACAACTCTCACTTGGCTCTCTTTGTCACTGATGCAAGAGCTGGACTTCATCCTCTTGATCTGGAGGTTGCCAAGTGGCTCCGCAGGCATGGTCCTCAAATCAAACCCATCGTTGCCATGAATAAATCCGAATCACTCTTTGATTCTGATGGCTCGCTAGCCTCTGCTGCCAATGAATTGTACCGGTTAGGATTCGGGGATCCTATTGCTATATCTGCCGAGACTGGCCTTGGTATGCCGGACCTTTATCACTGTCTTAGACCTCTGCTCCACCAACATATGCTTCGTCTCCTCAATG ACCTAGATGACGGTGATCACGACAATAGCTGCATTGGGGATGGTAGCACCCCTGAGATTGAAGAAAGTAAGCTTCCATTGCAGTTGGCAATTGTAGGGCGCCCAAATGTTGGGAAATCAACCTTACTCAATACGTTGTTACAAGAAGATCGTGTTCTTGTGGGTCCTGAAGCTGGTCTCACAAGAGACTCAATCAGGACAGAGTTTGAATTTCAAGGAAGAACAATTTATCTG GTTGATACTGCTGGGTGGTTGCACAGGACAAAACAGGAGAAAGGAGCAGCATCCTTGAGCATTATGCAATCAAGAAAGAGTCTACTCCGAGCTCATATAATTGCTTTGGTGCTAGATGCAGAAGAG ATTGTAAATGCTAGGCGAAGTATGACGCATGCTGAAGTGGTTATAGCCCGAAGGGCAGTGGAAGAGGGGCGCGGCTTGGTTGTGATTGTGAACAAGATGGACCTTCTGAGAGGCAAAGACAAAACATCATCCTATGAGAAGGTTATGGAGGCTGTTCTTCAAGAAATTCAAACAGTTATACCCCAG ATAACAGGAATCCCAGTCGTATTCATTTCAGCTCTGGAGGGAAGGGGCCGGACTGCTGTCTTGAACCGGGTCATTGATACATACGAAAAATGGTGTTCAAGATTACCAACCGCTCGCCTTAACCGTTGGTTGCAAAAG GTTATGAGCCGGCATTCATGGAAAGACCAGGCAGCACAGCCAAAGATAAAGTATTTCACTCAGGTCAAGGCTCGGCCACCTACGTTTGTTGCATTTGTGCGTGGGAAGACTCAGCTCTCAGACACAGACATCAGGTTCTTAACAAAATCCTTGAAGGAAGATTTCGATTTGGGTGGAATTACCATAAGAATCATGCAACGTTCCGTCGCTAAGAAAGATGCAActggtagtagtagtagtagtagtagcaaGAGTAGTCATCCGGTTTCTAGAGCTGAAAGGGTGGTGTCTGACAAGAGAAGCGTCTCAGTTGAATGA
- the LOC140181998 gene encoding uncharacterized protein isoform X2 translates to MLRLVLLRIRTGTRSRNLTPSFTSLHVIPRCFCTHEKKSSLDFTRIEVQHLPRVLIIGRPNVGKSALFNRLIRRREALVYNTPEDHVTRDIREGLAKLGDLRFRVLDSAGLEAQACSGTILHRTASITANVLHNSHLALFVTDARAGLHPLDLEVAKWLRRHGPQIKPIVAMNKSESLFDSDGSLASAANELYRLGFGDPIAISAETGLGMPDLYHCLRPLLHQHMLRLLNDLDDGDHDNSCIGDGSTPEIEESKLPLQLAIVGRPNVGKSTLLNTLLQEDRVLVGPEAGLTRDSIRTEFEFQGRTIYLVDTAGWLHRTKQEKGAASLSIMQSRKSLLRAHIIALVLDAEEIVNARRSMTHAEVVIARRAVEEGRGLVVIVNKMDLLRGKDKTSSYEKVMEAVLQEIQTVIPQITGIPVVFISALEGRGRTAVLNRVIDTYEKWCSRLPTARLNRWLQKVMSRHSWKDQAAQPKIKYFTQVKARPPTFVAFVRGKTQLSDTDIRTGLRER, encoded by the exons ATGCTTCGCCTAGTGCTTCTGAGAATTAGGACTGGCACTCGCAGCCGCAACCTTACACCTTCCTTCACCTCCCTTCATGTGATTCCCAGGTGCTTCTGCACCCATGAAAAGAAGTCTTCTCTGGATTTTACTCGAATTGAAGTGCAGCACCTCCCAAGGGTGCTGATTATAGGACGTCCCAACGTAGGAAAGTCTGCATTGTTTAACCGTTTGATTCGGAGGAGGGAGGCTCTGGTATACAATACCCCGGAGGACCATGTCACACGTGACATCCGAGAGGGACTTGCCAAGTTGGGTGACCTTCGCTTCAGAGTGTTGGACTCTGCAGGCCTTGAAGCCCAAGCATGTTCCGGCACCATCCTCCACCGAACTGCTTCCATTACTGCTAATGTCTTACACAACTCTCACTTGGCTCTCTTTGTCACTGATGCAAGAGCTGGACTTCATCCTCTTGATCTGGAGGTTGCCAAGTGGCTCCGCAGGCATGGTCCTCAAATCAAACCCATCGTTGCCATGAATAAATCCGAATCACTCTTTGATTCTGATGGCTCGCTAGCCTCTGCTGCCAATGAATTGTACCGGTTAGGATTCGGGGATCCTATTGCTATATCTGCCGAGACTGGCCTTGGTATGCCGGACCTTTATCACTGTCTTAGACCTCTGCTCCACCAACATATGCTTCGTCTCCTCAATG ACCTAGATGACGGTGATCACGACAATAGCTGCATTGGGGATGGTAGCACCCCTGAGATTGAAGAAAGTAAGCTTCCATTGCAGTTGGCAATTGTAGGGCGCCCAAATGTTGGGAAATCAACCTTACTCAATACGTTGTTACAAGAAGATCGTGTTCTTGTGGGTCCTGAAGCTGGTCTCACAAGAGACTCAATCAGGACAGAGTTTGAATTTCAAGGAAGAACAATTTATCTG GTTGATACTGCTGGGTGGTTGCACAGGACAAAACAGGAGAAAGGAGCAGCATCCTTGAGCATTATGCAATCAAGAAAGAGTCTACTCCGAGCTCATATAATTGCTTTGGTGCTAGATGCAGAAGAG ATTGTAAATGCTAGGCGAAGTATGACGCATGCTGAAGTGGTTATAGCCCGAAGGGCAGTGGAAGAGGGGCGCGGCTTGGTTGTGATTGTGAACAAGATGGACCTTCTGAGAGGCAAAGACAAAACATCATCCTATGAGAAGGTTATGGAGGCTGTTCTTCAAGAAATTCAAACAGTTATACCCCAG ATAACAGGAATCCCAGTCGTATTCATTTCAGCTCTGGAGGGAAGGGGCCGGACTGCTGTCTTGAACCGGGTCATTGATACATACGAAAAATGGTGTTCAAGATTACCAACCGCTCGCCTTAACCGTTGGTTGCAAAAG GTTATGAGCCGGCATTCATGGAAAGACCAGGCAGCACAGCCAAAGATAAAGTATTTCACTCAGGTCAAGGCTCGGCCACCTACGTTTGTTGCATTTGTGCGTGGGAAGACTCAGCTCTCAGACACAGACATCAG GACCGGACTTCGGGAAAGATGA